From Levilactobacillus zymae, a single genomic window includes:
- a CDS encoding IS30-like element ISLsa1 family transposase has protein sequence MGTSTLSRFQRGALAQLVNEGNKSYQVMADALGVAKATISYELDRVKPYDPELAQQDADRKRRNCGRRSMLTAALATLITNHLRLTWSPETIAAAYNLSTASIYNWLNRGWLPFKLTDLPNRNVRQHRVSENRGKFTSGTSIEQRPTTVNQRLAFGHWEVDTVLSSRSESRSCLVTFVERKTRLLWAIKAPNRTAKALNTAFGKFMGAFGPQVKSITVDHGKEFANYQALEQDYQIKVYFCHPYSPWERGSNEYFNRRLRWFFPKKTNFSQVTTDEILAALELINQRPLKIHHQQTAIERFRACSD, from the coding sequence TTGGGTACATCTACTTTATCACGTTTTCAACGTGGCGCACTAGCACAACTGGTCAATGAGGGGAATAAATCTTACCAAGTAATGGCTGACGCCTTAGGCGTCGCCAAAGCTACGATTAGCTATGAGTTGGACCGGGTTAAACCTTATGATCCAGAATTAGCTCAGCAAGATGCAGATCGCAAAAGGCGGAATTGCGGTCGTCGTTCGATGCTGACGGCAGCATTAGCGACTTTAATTACCAATCACTTACGATTAACCTGGTCACCAGAAACCATTGCGGCCGCTTATAACTTGAGCACTGCGTCAATTTATAATTGGCTTAATCGTGGCTGGCTCCCCTTCAAATTGACTGATCTACCCAATCGGAATGTCCGCCAGCACCGAGTGAGCGAAAATCGTGGGAAATTTACAAGTGGGACTTCCATCGAACAACGGCCAACAACTGTTAATCAACGGTTAGCTTTTGGTCATTGGGAAGTAGATACGGTGCTTTCTAGTCGAAGTGAGTCACGATCATGTCTGGTTACATTCGTAGAACGTAAGACCCGACTTCTATGGGCCATCAAAGCCCCTAATAGAACGGCTAAGGCTCTAAACACCGCCTTTGGCAAGTTTATGGGGGCCTTCGGTCCCCAAGTAAAATCCATTACTGTTGATCATGGTAAAGAGTTTGCCAATTATCAGGCCTTAGAACAGGATTATCAGATCAAAGTTTATTTTTGCCATCCATATTCACCATGGGAGCGAGGTTCCAATGAATATTTTAATAGACGGTTACGCTGGTTCTTCCCGAAAAAGACCAATTTTAGCCAAGTAACGACTGATGAGATCCTAGCAGCACTTGAACTAATTAATCAACGACCATTAAAAATACATCATCAACAGACTGCCATTGAAAGATTCCGGGCTTGTTCGGATTAA
- a CDS encoding helix-turn-helix domain-containing protein, with the protein MKIDFAMLTVKDTRKLRLMSFITDHHGQFNLVDFATNMQGSYSQAYHILLNLRTDLQHLAPTTKLTKDSLTTPITVDVYRHWLYARSIPYQAVLATLSAEPQQVRTLCERYGISTSTFNRRMRPMRQQLAQYHLELTTNPLRLTGDETLVQLLYFTLFSTTLTTLNELPELPAAYQSLYDAICTTYADDTLYQNSKGLAQHRNLLITLALLRLAQGHRYAALRFPLVHLTDLRPLAVKFQQQLNDTPREALTELATLDYLLTSSPYFVRALQPRNMQRLYSGLRQKVPTYQLAPSVASLSDFATGQDWFANWLFSLGQFMLLFRVDPLLRPEVTALYRTTPTSTAAATDIANSLAQLYPEQVTPSDLRLVQKYLSKYTNGLNLTAARVQILVSYDMLGVTTDIFNRLLGGIVHLSLLTNQVVIDEQKRHNYIVVYGTDPQAVRFAQAHQLEAFHWIKELKYGENLDRLIRTLRHHELSIFALDFQNP; encoded by the coding sequence TTGAAAATTGATTTTGCGATGTTAACGGTAAAGGATACACGTAAGTTACGTTTAATGTCATTTATTACGGACCATCACGGCCAATTTAACCTGGTCGATTTTGCCACCAATATGCAGGGAAGCTATTCGCAAGCCTACCATATTCTCTTGAATTTACGGACCGACCTACAACACCTAGCCCCGACGACCAAGCTGACCAAGGATAGTTTGACCACGCCGATTACGGTTGACGTGTACCGGCATTGGTTATACGCCCGCAGCATTCCGTATCAAGCCGTCCTGGCGACGTTGAGTGCCGAACCGCAACAGGTGCGCACCCTGTGTGAACGCTACGGGATTAGTACGTCGACGTTTAACCGGCGGATGCGGCCAATGCGCCAGCAACTGGCTCAATATCACCTGGAGCTCACCACGAATCCGTTGCGGCTGACCGGGGATGAAACGTTGGTCCAACTGCTGTACTTTACGCTCTTTAGTACCACGCTGACCACGCTGAACGAATTACCCGAATTACCGGCGGCGTATCAGTCGCTATACGATGCGATTTGTACGACCTACGCTGACGACACCCTGTATCAGAATTCCAAGGGATTGGCGCAACATCGCAACCTGCTGATTACACTAGCATTGTTGCGGTTAGCGCAAGGGCACCGGTACGCGGCGTTACGGTTCCCGTTGGTTCACTTGACGGATTTGCGGCCGTTAGCCGTGAAGTTTCAACAACAACTCAACGATACGCCCCGCGAGGCATTAACCGAGCTGGCCACGTTGGACTATTTGTTGACCAGTTCGCCGTATTTCGTCCGGGCTTTACAACCCCGGAACATGCAGCGCCTGTATTCCGGGTTGCGGCAGAAGGTTCCGACCTATCAGCTGGCGCCTAGTGTGGCGTCGCTCAGTGATTTTGCCACTGGTCAAGACTGGTTTGCCAACTGGCTCTTCTCGCTGGGGCAGTTCATGTTGCTCTTTCGGGTTGACCCGCTGTTACGACCGGAAGTCACCGCGTTGTACCGGACCACCCCGACGTCTACGGCAGCGGCCACGGACATTGCGAACAGTCTGGCTCAGCTCTATCCGGAGCAAGTCACGCCTAGCGATTTACGGTTGGTCCAAAAGTACCTTAGCAAGTACACCAACGGGTTAAATTTAACCGCCGCGCGAGTACAGATCTTGGTTTCCTACGACATGTTGGGGGTCACGACCGACATCTTCAACCGCTTGTTGGGCGGGATTGTCCATCTGAGTCTGCTGACCAATCAGGTAGTGATTGACGAACAGAAACGGCATAACTACATTGTGGTCTACGGCACAGATCCGCAGGCCGTTCGGTTTGCCCAGGCCCATCAGTTGGAGGCTTTCCATTGGATTAAGGAGCTGAAGTACGGGGAGAACCTCGACCGATTGATTCGGACCTTGCGACACCACGAGCTGTCAATTTTTGCGTTGGATTTCCAGAATCCGTAA
- a CDS encoding Nramp family divalent metal transporter, translated as MTDNVSKTTADKTGGLLGSANGPSLEEINGTVTIPKEKGFFKNLIAFSGPGALVAVGYMDPGNWVTSIGGGAQYGYLLMSVILISSLIAMLLQYMAAKLGIVTQQDLAQATRSYTTKRVGFVLWVVTELAIMATDIAEVIGGAIALQLLFGIPLIIGVSLTVFDVLLLLLLTKLGFRKIEAIVICLITVILVVFAYEVIIAQPNMGQAVANFIPQAQIVHPGQLTMALGIVGATVMPHNLYLHSSIAQTRKFNRDDPEEMRRAVKFTTWDSNIQLMGAFVINCLLLLLGAALFFGKDVDKLGTFGNLYMVLQDNHLAGAVASPFLSTLFAVALLASGQNSTITGTLTGQVIMEGFINLKIPIWVRRLVTRLLSVAPVVICTILYGGNEAALDRLLVNSQVFLSIALPFSMIPLTIFTSSKKIMGAEYVNKPWVTWLAWLSTIVLTLLNLQIVWASLKLFF; from the coding sequence ATGACAGATAACGTTTCAAAGACCACGGCAGACAAGACGGGGGGACTGCTGGGGTCCGCTAACGGACCGTCACTAGAAGAAATCAATGGGACCGTCACAATTCCCAAGGAAAAAGGTTTCTTTAAGAACCTGATTGCCTTTTCGGGACCGGGAGCCTTGGTAGCCGTGGGATATATGGATCCCGGTAACTGGGTAACGTCCATCGGGGGTGGGGCCCAGTACGGGTACCTCTTGATGTCCGTGATCTTGATTTCCAGTTTGATTGCGATGTTGCTCCAATACATGGCGGCTAAACTGGGAATCGTGACGCAACAAGACTTAGCTCAGGCCACGCGGTCGTACACGACTAAGCGAGTCGGATTTGTCCTCTGGGTGGTCACCGAGTTGGCCATCATGGCGACGGACATTGCCGAAGTGATTGGGGGCGCAATTGCCCTGCAACTGTTATTCGGAATTCCCTTGATTATTGGGGTTTCGCTGACCGTTTTTGACGTGTTACTACTATTATTATTGACGAAACTAGGTTTTCGTAAGATTGAAGCCATCGTTATTTGCTTGATTACCGTGATTTTAGTGGTCTTCGCTTACGAGGTGATCATCGCTCAGCCGAACATGGGGCAAGCGGTCGCCAACTTTATTCCGCAGGCCCAGATTGTGCATCCGGGACAGTTGACTATGGCGTTGGGGATCGTTGGGGCGACGGTCATGCCGCACAACCTCTACTTGCATTCGTCCATCGCGCAAACTCGTAAGTTTAACCGGGATGACCCGGAAGAGATGCGGCGGGCGGTCAAGTTTACGACCTGGGACTCCAACATCCAGTTGATGGGGGCCTTCGTGATTAACTGCTTGCTCCTATTATTGGGGGCCGCGTTATTCTTCGGTAAGGACGTCGACAAATTAGGGACGTTTGGAAATCTGTACATGGTGCTGCAGGACAATCATTTAGCGGGTGCCGTGGCCTCACCTTTCCTGTCAACGCTGTTTGCAGTGGCGTTACTCGCATCGGGACAGAATTCGACGATTACGGGGACGCTGACGGGGCAAGTCATTATGGAAGGTTTCATTAACTTGAAAATTCCAATTTGGGTGCGCCGGTTAGTGACCCGGTTACTGTCGGTAGCGCCGGTCGTGATTTGTACCATCCTGTACGGCGGGAACGAAGCCGCGTTGGACCGATTATTGGTCAATTCGCAGGTTTTCCTGTCGATTGCCTTACCGTTTTCGATGATTCCGTTGACTATTTTTACCTCGTCAAAAAAGATTATGGGCGCTGAATACGTCAACAAACCCTGGGTGACTTGGCTGGCCTGGCTGAGTACAATTGTCTTGACCTTGTTAAACCTCCAGATTGTGTGGGCGAGTCTGAAACTGTTCTTCTAA